The DNA window TTGCATCAAACAAACTGTGAGGTGCGAGATTAACCGAAAACGGGCAAACGCGTCGGCGGCGGCCAAAACTCGGCCGTCCTCGAGGAAACACGTAGGGCGGATTAGGCGGAACGCCGTAATCGGCCGTGCATGCGCCGCCGATAGATATATCGCTTGCTAGTTTATCAAATAGTTCGGAGGGTAGCGCAAAGCCACGATACCGCAGGGAAGGGCCGCCTTTCAGTGCGCCCGCGCACCGGTCACGCGCTCGATGCCGGCCAGGTCGGTCCAGCTTTGCACGTCGGTGTAACCTTGTTCGGATAATAACTGTCGCACGGCCGCCGATTGGTCGTAGCCGTGCTCCATCAGCAGCCAGCCGCCGGGCTTCAAACGCGCCTTGGCGCCGGCTACGATGATGCGCAGCGCCGACAGGCCGTCGGCGTGGTCGGTCAGCGCGCCCACCGGTTCGTAGCGCAGATCGCCCTCGGACAGATGACGGTCGCCGCTGGCGATGTAGGGCGGGTTGGAGGCGATGACGTCGAACGGCGGCAGGCCGTCCAGCGCCGCGTACCAGTCGCTTTGCAGGAAGGTGACGCGGGCGCCGTTGGCGGCGGCGTTGCGGCGCGCGACGGCCAGCGCCTCTTCGCTGACATCGAGGGCGGTGACGGCGGCGTCGCGCCGTGTGTGGGCCAGGGCGACGGCGATGGCGCCGCTGCCGGTGCCCATGTCGAGCACACGGCCCGAAGGCGGCAGGCGATCCAGGGTCAGCTCGACCAGCAGTTCGGTGTCGGGACGCGGGATCAGCACCGCACCGCTGACTTCAAATGGCAGGCCGAAAAACTCGCGCTGGCCGACGATGTAGGCGATCGGTTCGCCGTCCAGGCGGCGTTGCACAAGCGCGGCGAAGCGCTGTGCCTCGTCGGCGTCCAGCGCCCGTTCGGACTGGGTGATCAGGCTAACGCGGGTCAGTCCCAGCGCGTGGCACAACAGGATGCGGTTATCCAGCGCATCGAGCAGCGACTGGATTTGCAGCGCGCCGACGGTGACGCCGGCCCCGATGGCGTCGAGTCGCTCGATCATGCGCGCGGGCGTCGCAGCAGGGCCCACGCCAGCGCGAGGGCGAAGAAGGCGAACCAGATGAAGGACCACTGCGGAATCGACAGGCCGAACCACGGCGCCAGCGCGTCTTCGCACAGGCCGTCGGCCCTGAACAGGAAGGGCAGGTAAGTGGCGGTGGGGATCTTGTTGAGGAAGGTCTCCATCGGATCGATGCCGCACGACAGGCCGGGATTGGCCAGCACGTACAGGTGGTCGCCGGCGTAGTACAACCCTCCCAGCGCGGCCAGCAGGCCGACGCCGGCGCCGATTTTAGGCTTGCTGATGTAGGCGCCGATCAGCGATGCGAAGCCGATCGCCAGGAACAGGTAGCGCTGGATCACGCACAGCGGACAAGGGAGCATGTCGAGGCCATGCTGCAGATACAGGGCGACGGCGATCAGGCCGAAGCTGGCGAAGGCGATAAACAGCAGCAGGGAGCGGGACTGGTTCATGTTGTTATCCGTTTTTGTATATCGCGTGATTTTCGCACATCACCGGGAGCGGGGTCTTAGGCGGCTCTTAATCTTAACCCGCACCGCCAAGCTGGGGTCGTACCCCTTGGGGTACGACCCCGCCCGGCTGTGCGGGTTAATCGCCCAGCGCCGCCAGCAACTCGGCCTGGTGCTCGGCCGCCAGCGCGTTGGTCAGCTCCGTCAGGTCGCCGTCCATGATGAAGTCCAGCTTGTACAAGGTCAGGTTGATGCGGTGGTCCGTCATGCGGCCCTGCGGGAAGTTATAGGTGCGAATCCGCTCGCTGCGGTCGCCCGAGCCGATCAGGCTCTTACGGGTGGCCGCTTCCTTCGATTGCTGCTCGCGCAGTTGCACGTCCTTGATGCGCGCGGCCAGCACCTTCATCGCCTGCGCCTTGTTCTTGTGCTGCGAGCGGTCGTCCTGGCATTCGACCACGATCCCGGTCGGCAAGTGGGTCAGGCGCACCGCCGAATCGGTCTTGTTGATGTGCTGACCGCCGGCGCCGGAGGCGCGGAAGGTGTCGATGCGCAGGTCGGCCGGGTTGATGTTGACGTCTTCGACTTCGTCCGCCTCCGGCATCACCGCCACGGTGCAGGCGGAGGTGTGGATGCGACCCTGGGTTTCGGTGGCCGGCACGCGCTGCACGCGGTGGCCGCCGGATTCGAACTTCAGCTTGGCGTAGACGCCGTTGCCGACCAGGCGCACGATCACCTCGCGGTAGCCGCCCAGGTCCGACGCCGATTCCGACACCACTTCCACCTGCCAGCGATTGCGCTCGGCGAAGCGGGTGTACATGCGCAGCAGGTCGCCGGCGAACAAGGCCGATTCGTCGCCGCCGGTGCCGGCGCGGATTTCGAGGAAGATGTTGCGCTCGTCGTTGGCGTCCTTCGGCAGCAGCATTTTCTGCAGCTCGATTTCCAGCTCCGCCATGCGGGCCTTGGACGCTTCGATTTCGTCCTGCGCGAACTCCTTCATCTCGGGATCGGACAGCATCTCCTGCGCGGCGACGCCGTCGCCGATCGCTTCCTGGTAGGAGTTGTACAGCGCGACCAGCGGACCGAGTTCGGCGTGCTCGCGGGTCATTTTCCGGTAGGCGTCCATATTGCTGGTCGCGCCTTCGGACATCAGCAGTTCATCGAGTTCGACCAGGCGGTTGGCCAATTGATCGAGCTTGGACAGCATGGATGGTTTCATAGCGTATTCGGTATTCTGTGAGGGGTGAAGCGGATGCCGCGTGGACGCGGCGCGGGGTGCAGCTTGGCTCCGACCGGCGGCAAACGCCGTCGGTGGTGTGGTGCGTGCGGGGTCGCTAACGACGGCCGCGGAACAACTGCGGCAGCAGTTCGGCCAGGTGGGCGCGCTCGTCGCCCTGGGCACGGTGCAGCGCCTGCTGCGGACCGTGCATGAATTTCGCGGTCAGGCCCTTGGACAGGGCTTCGAGGACGGCGTCGATATCCTCGCCCTTGGCCAGCATCTTGCGGGCGCGTTCCAGTTCGATCTGGCGCAGCGCCTCGCCATTTTCCTGCAAACTTTGAATCACCGGCACCACGGCGCGGTCGTCGATCCAGTGCATGAACGACTGCACCCGCGTTTCGATGATCGCCTCGGCCTGCGCGACGGCTGCCTGGCGGTTCTCCATCCCGGTCTGCACGACTTTACCGAGATCGTCGACGGTGTACAGGAAGGCGTCGTTCAGGCGCGCCACTTCCGGTTCGATATCGCGCGGCACGGCCAGATCGACCATGAACATCGGCTTGTGGCGCCGTGCCTTGATCGCGCGCTCCACCATGCCAAGGCCGATCAGCGGCAGCGACGAGGCGGTGCACGAGATGACGATGTCGTACTGGTGCAGTTTGTCCTGCAGGTCGGCCAGGCGGATCGCGCGGCCGCCGTAGCGGTGCGCCAGCATCTCGCCGCGCTCGAGCGTGCGGTTGGCGATGGTGATGGTCTTTGGATTCTGCGCCGCGAAGTGAGTGGCGCACAATTCGATCATCTCGCCGGCGCCGATGAACAGCACGTTCTGCTCGGAGATCTTGTCGAAGATGCGCTGCGACAGGCGCACGGCGGCGGCGGCCATCGACACGCTGTGCGCGCCGATTTCGGTGGTGCTGCGCACTTCCTTGGCGACCGAGAAGCTGCGCTGGAACAGCTGGTGCAGATAGGTGCCCAGGCCGCCCGCCTCGTCGGCGGTGCGGATCGCGTCCTTGATCTGGCCGAGGATCTGCGTCTCGCCCAGCACCATCGAATCGAGCCCGGAGGCGACGCGGAAGGTGTGGCGCACGGCGTCGTGCTGCGGCAACAAATACAGGTGCGGGCGCAGTTCGGCGTAGTTCAGCTTATGGAAATCGGCTAGGAAATGGGCGCCGGCGTCGAGCGGCTCGGGCACCTGGCTGGCCGCGTAGAGCTCGGTGCGGTTGCAGGTCGACAGGATCGCCGCCTCGTCGCTGCCGCGATGGTCGATGCGCTCGAACCACGAACGCGCCGCCACCACCGCCTGGCCGAGCTGGTCAGGGGCGAACGCCAGCTGCTCGCGTAGCGAGACCGGTGCGGTGTTGTGGTTGAGGCCGACGGCGAGCAGCTGCATTGCGGGTCCGGACGATGGATTAGCGGACATTATACCGTGATGTACCTGTATGTTGCCCCGAAGCTGCCTAAAGCCATAGCAGCGGCGGTCGCGGCCTACCCGTCTCCCGAGCGGACGGCGGGAGGGATTACGCCGCGCCGAGTTTTTCCAGGCGGTAACCGTAACTGTAGACCGGCACCAGGCGGAAGCCGTTTTCCGGTTTCAGCTGCAATTTGTTGCGCACGCGCGAAACGTGGGTGTCCATGGTGCGGGACGGCACGGCGGTCTCGCGTATCCACACGGCCTCATGAATATAGGCGCGCGACAGCGGCCGGCCGATGTTGCGGAAAAATAACAGTGCGAGGTAGAACTCTTTGTGGGTAACGTCCAACACCACGCCATCCATCAGCAAACGGCCGGGTCGCGTCTCGAAAACGTATTGACCAAATTGCAATTGTTCGGCGCCGTTCTGGGCCGGATAGGCGCGGCGCAGCAGCGCTTGCACGCGCGCGACCATCTCGCTGCGGCGTAACGGCTTGATCATGTAATCGTCGGCGCCGGCGGCCAGGCCGGCGACGATATCGTCCTCGCCGGAGCTGGTCGTGAGGAACAAAACGGGGGCGCTGTCGGGCAGCTTTTCACGAGCGCGGCGCATCACTTCGGCGCCGGTCAGATCGACCACCTGCCAGTCGAGTATGAGCATGTCGTAACTGTCTTTACGCAGCTGTGCCAGCACGTCTTTTGCTGTCTGAAAACTGTGGCAAATGTGGCCGGCGGAGGTCAGTACCTGGCAGATCAAGTCTGCCTGGCTGCGGTCGTTGTCGAGTACGGCGATTCTCATACTGCTGCCTGTAGGAAATATATGTTAAAGAGATGTCACGTCAAATATAACAGAGATTCACAAATTAATTGGCAGAATGATTAAATATTTTTTTTGGGACATTAACGTTTGTCGTTTGACAATGCATTTTTGTTGCACTTTTTCATCGTGCGCGCCCGTCCGGTTATTACACGGTACACTGGAAAAAGCCCGAATTCAATGAAGAAGTTGAAATTTGGAAAGAATCTTCAGTTCATCCGGGAGGCGCTATGGGACTCAAATCAAACACCAACTGGACCCTGGTTCCGGGCACCGCGCGCGATATTGATGCAGTGCGGGAACGCTGCCGGAAACTGGTGCGGCGTCGCGCCAGGTGTCGGCCGGCGTCGCGGCGGTGCCGATTCCGGGCCTCGACGTGGTGTCGGACATGCGCCTGTTCGCGCAGCTGATCGACGACATCAACCACGAGTTCGGTTTGTCCGACGAGCAGATCGAGAAGCTGCAGCCCAAGTTCAGGCTGATCGCCTATGAAGCGGCGATCGGCGTCGGCGGCATGCTGATCGGTAAGGTGGTCACGCGCGAGGTGGTCACGCAGTTGCTGCGCCGGAGCGGCATGAAGGTGGTCGCGGGCCAGGCCGGCAAGATGGTGCCGCTGGCCGGCCAGCTGGCGGCGGCCGGGATCGGATTTTTCGCGTTCCGGCAGATCGGCTACCAGCACGTGGAAGCCTGCGCCAAGGTGGCGGCGAAGCTGGTGACGGCCGGTGTCGCGCACGACGGCGGAGTGGTCCGCCCGGCCTGATTGTGTCGTGGACGACACGTTGCGGGGCCGCGAGACCCGCACTGCCAACCGGGGTCGGACCCTGTTGGGTCCGACCCCTAAGCGGTGACGCTGGCGTATCGCTAAAAGTCTATGGGGTTACGCGTCCGGCAGCACCACGTTCACGTCCAGCACTTCCAGGTTGCCCTGGCGATCGAGCGAGATCTTGATGTCGTCGGCGTTGACCTTGGTGTACTTCGAAATCACCTCGATCAATTCCTTGTGCAGCGCCGGCAGAAAATCCGGACCGCTGCGGCCATTGCGCTCGCGCGCGATGATGATCTGCAACCGCTCCTTGGCCGCCGTCGCGGTTTTCTGTTTTTGCGGGAACAGGAAAGAAAGCAGGGCCATGTCACTTGCTCCCAAAAATACGCTGCAGAAGGCCTGGCTTTTCATAATTGACGAAGCGCAACGGCAATTCCTGGCCGAGGAAACGCGACACCACGTCTTCGTAGGCTTCCGCAACATCGGTGCCCTTGAAGTGAATGGCCGGGTTACCCTGGTTTGAAGCGTGCAGCACCGATTCCGATTCCGGGATGATGCCGATCAAAGGAATGCGCAGGATTTCCTGCACGTCTTGGTACGACAGCATTTCGTCCGCTTCCACGCGTTTCGGCGAGTAGCGGGTGATCAGCAGATGTTCCTTGACCGGCTCGCCGCCGGTCTGGGCGCGGCGCGACTTGGCCTGGATGATGCCGAGGATGCGGTCCGAATCGCGCACCGACGACACTTCCGGATTGGTAACGATGATCGCTTCGTCGGCGAAGGTCAACGCCATCAGCGCGCCATGCTCGATACCGGCCGGCGAATCGCAGATGATGAACTCGAAGCCCATGTTGATCAGCTCATGCAGTACGACTTCCACGCCGTCTTCCGATAGCGCATCCTTGTCGCGCGTCTGCGAGGCCGGCAGGATGAACAGGTTGTCGCAGTGCTTGTCCTTGATCAGCGCCTGGGTCAGCGACGCTTCCTTGTTGATCACGTTGATCAGGTCGTAGACGACGCGGCGTTCGCAGCCCATGATCAGGTCGAGGTTGCGCAGGCCGACGTCGAAGTCGATGACGGCCGTCTTATGGCCGCGCATGGCCAGGCCGGTGGAGAAGCTCGCGCTGGAAGTCGTCTTACCGACACCGCCCTTGCCGGACGTCACTACAATGATTCTCGCCACAAATAATCCTTTTCAGAGAGATGAACAGCAGGCCACTCAGGCGCGGTTCGCGGAATTGACAGATAGTATATCGATTCGGTCGCCGACCAAGCGAATTTGCGCAGGGGAACGCGCGAACTCGGCCGGGAAACCGTCTTCAAAAGTACGGTAAACGCCGGCAATTGACACCAATTCCGGCGACATGGTCATCGCGAAGATGCGCGCCTCGGGGTTGCCGGAGGCGCCCGCCAGCGCGCGGCCGTGGAGCGTGTTGTAGACATGGATGCTGCCGTCGGCAATGACTTCGGCGCCGTTGTTGACGACCGCCGTGATGATCAGGTCGCAGCCGCGCGCGTAGATGCGCTGACCGGCGCGCACCGGGGTGTCGATGATCATGACGCCGGCGTTGCCGGGCAGGCTGTCGGTGGCTGCCGCCGCCGTTGCCGCCGCGACCGGCGCTTTGCTGGCGGCCGGGGCTGGTGCTGGCGTTGCCGTCTTGGCGGCCGCTTTGGCCGCAGTTTTGGCCGACTCGACGTCGACCTCGTCGGCGCGCGGCTTGGTCGGAGTTTCCAGGCTCAGTCCGTGCGCGGCGATGTCGGCGGCCATGGACGGCGGCGCGTTGCGCACGGCGACCGGATTCAAGCGGTATTTTTTCAGCAGGGCGATGATGCCGGCCCAGTCGACCGGATCGCTGCCGGCCGGCAGCGCGGCGACGTCGATCACGGCCAGGTCGTCTTCAAAAAAGTCGGTGGTGCCGCCGGTCATTTCGGCCAGCGCGGCGTCGAGAGCGATGCTGTCGGCGGTCGCCAGGATGGCGGAGACGGCGACAACGGTGGAAATCTTGATTTCGATAGGCTTTTGAAACAGGCTCTTGGACATGGGCGACAGTATTAGAGGTTAACCTCGCGCGCATGCGCAGGCACGAGCATTCTACTGTGGAAAGCGGGAGATGGGGAGGCCCGATACGCGTGCGCGCCAGCAAATATGCGGGCGGCAGCCCATTCTGAATCACGTAGGGCGGATTAGCGCAGCGTAATCGGCCAATGCATGCGCCGTTCGCGGCTCATACATGGCCGATTACGGCGTGCCGCCTAATCCGCCCTACGTGTCTCCACGGTAATGCCGATGTCTGTTGCCCTTAATAAATGGCGTGCTCGGCGCGCAATTGGTGCGCTGCCGCCACCATGTTTCGCAGCGCCGTCTCCGTCTCCGCCCAGCCGCGCGTCTTCAGGCCGCAGTCCGGATTCACCCAGAGATTGCTAGCAGGAATCACCGCGCTGGCCTTGCGCAGCAGCCTCACCATTTCCGCCTGCCCGGGCACGCGCGGCGAGTGGATGTCGTACACGCCCGGTCCGATCTCGTTCGGATAGCGGAACTGTCCGAACCCATTGAGCAGCTCCATGTCCGAGCGGCTGGTCTCGATCGTGATCACGTCCGCGTCCATCGCGGCGATCTGCGGCAGGATGTCGTTGAACTCGGCATAGCACATGTGCGTGTGGATCTGCGTGCCGTCCGCCGCCACGCCGGCCGAGACGCGGAACGCGCGCGTGGCCCAGTCCAGATACTCGTCCCAACGGCTCCGGCGCAGCGGCAAGCCTTCGCGCACGGCGGGTTCGTCGATCTGGATGATGCCGATGCCGGCCCGCTGCAAATCGTCGACCTCGTCACGGATCGCCAGCGCGACATGCAGCGCGGTACGCGAGCGCGGCTGGTCGTCGCGCACGAACGACCATTGCAAGATCGTGATCGGTCCCGTCAGCATGCCCTTCATCGGCTTGCCGGTCAGGCTTTGCGCGTGCACGGTCCAGTCCACCGTCATCGCTTTCGGACGGCTGACGTCGCCATAAATGATGGGCGGCTTGACGCAGCGCGAGCCGTACGACTGCACCCAGCCCAGTTGCGTGAAGACAAAGCCGTCCAGCTGCTCGCCGAAATATTCAACCATGTCGTTGCGCTCGGCTTCGCCGTGCACCAGCACGTCGAGTCCCAGTTCCTCTTGGCGGCGCACCGCGTAGGCGATCTCTTCGCGCATTTTACCTTCGTAGTCGGCGGCGTTCAGTTCGCCGCGCTTGAAGCTGGCGCGGGCGGCGCGGATGGCCGGCGTTTGTGGGAACGAGCCGATGGTGGTGGTCGGAAAGTCGGGCAATCGCAGGCGCGCGCGCTGCACGGCCTGGCGTTGCGCGAAGCCCGATTGCCTGCGGTCGGCGTCGTCACCGAGCACGGCCAAGCGTTCCCGCACGGGGGACTGGTGCACGCGTTCGCTCGTACGGCGGCCGGCCAGCGCGGCGCGCGAGACGTCCAGCGCATCGATGACCGAGGCTTCGTGGATGCCTTGCAGCGCCTGCTTCAGCACGTACAGCTCGTCCAGCTTTTCGGTGGCGAAGGCCAGCCACGATTTGATGTCGCCGTCGAGTGCCTGTTCGGCGGCGAGCGTGAACGGCACATGCAGCAGCGAGCACGACGACGACAGCCACAGTTTGCCGCCGCGCTTGTCGGCGATGGGCGCCAGGGTGGCCAGCGCGGCGTCCAGATCGGTGCGCCAGATGTTGCGGCCGTCGACGATGCCGACCGACAGCACCTTGTGCACCGGCAGCCAGTCGGCGATGCTGGTCAGCTCATGCGCGGCACGCACGCCGTCCACATGCAATCCTGCGACAGGCAGGCGGCAGGCCAGGCTGAGGTTTTCTTCCAGCGGCGAGAAGTAGGTCGCCAGCAGCAGCGGCACGCCGACCTGGTTGAGTTGCCAGTAGGTGTTTTCAAACGCGCTGCGCCATGGCGCCGGCAGGTCCAGGCCCAGGATGGGTTCGTCAACCTGCACCCACTGCACGCCTTGCGCCTTCAGGCGGTCCAGCGCCGCGCCATAGACCGGCAGCAGCTTGTCGAGCAGGTCCAGGCGGTTAAATCCAGCATCGCCGCCGCCGCCTTTTTCCTTGCCCAGCCACAGGAAGCTCAGCGGCCCGAGCAGAACGGCCTTGACCGCGTGGCCGAGCGCCTGCGCTTCGGCGACCTCGTCAAACAGCCGTTCGCAGGCCAGCGAGAACGCGGTTTCCGGTGTGAATTCCGGCACGAGGTAGTGGTAGTTGGTGTCGAACCACTTGGTCATTTCCAGCGCGGCCGAGGCGTGCACGTCGCCATCGTGCGAATGGTCGTGGCCGCAGTCGTGGCCGTATTCCTTGTCGCTGCCTTTGCCACCATTGCCGCCGTCGCCGCGCGCCATGGCGAAGTAGCGGCTCAGCTGCGATTGGCGGTGATCGAAGCCGTAGCGCGCCGGTTCGCAGCCCAATAGCTGAACATGATTGGCGACCTGGTCGTAGAAGGCGAAATCGCCGACGGTGACGAAGTCCAGCCCGGCGCGTGCTTGCAGCGCCCAGTGCCGGGCGCGCAACTCGCGGCCGACCGCTTCCAATCCGGCTTCCGCCAACTCGCCGCGCCAGTGCGATTCCAGCGCGAATTTCAGTTCACGTGCCGCGCCGATGCGTGGAAAACCCGGAATATGGGTGTGGATGTGGCTTGAGGCCGCTTTATTTGATGTTGTCATGATTGGTGTCATCCGCATTTAATATTGATGCGATAAAGTTTGCGGCATTCCGGTCTATAATCAAAACGAAAGATTTTGTAGTTTCACATGAAAATTTTTAATAGACCATGCTAGAGATACGCCACCTCCGCACCCTGAGCGCGCTCCGTTCGGCCGGCAGCTTGGTGCGCGCCGCCCAACTACTCAACCTGACCCAGTCGGCGTTGTCCCATCAGATCAAGTTACTGGAAGATCGCTACGGCGGACCGCTTTTTGAGCGAAAATCCGTGCCGATAGGCTTTACAGCCACCGGTGCGCGGCTGCTCAAACTGGCCGATATGCTGCTGCCCGAAATCGAGGCTGCCGAGCGCGAAGTGGCCCGTTTGACGCAGGGCGACACCGGCCAGCTGCGCGTCGCGCTGGAATGTCATACCTGCTTCGATTGGCTGATGCCGGTCATGGACGAGTTCCGCAAACGCTGGCCGGACGTCGAAATCGACCTGGTCTCGGGCTTCCACAGCGAGCCGGCCGAGCTGCTGCGTGCCGGCGCCGCCGACCTTGTCATCGGCTCGCCATACGGCCCGGATTTCGTAACCTTCCCGCTGTTCCGTTATGAAATCCTGGTCGTGATGGCGCAAAAACACCGGCTGGCGATGCAGCGCCGCCTTCAGGCGGCCGACTTCGAGGGCGAGACCTTGATCACCTATCCGGTGCCGGAAACCCGCATCGACCTGATCCGCGAAGTGCTGCAGCCGGCCGGCATCCAGGTCCAGCGCCGCACCGCCGAGCTCACCGTGGCCGTGCTGCAACTGGTCGCCAGCCGCCGCGGCATCGCCGCCTTGCCCAACTGGGCCATCAAGAACTATGTCGACTACGACTACGTCATCGCCAAGCCGGTGGGCGACCACGGCCTGTGGAGCGACCTGTTCGTCTCGGTGCCGGAGTCGCAAAAGCAGAAAGCCTACGTGCTCGATTTCGTTAAAGTGATACGCGAGCAGTGCGCCGCCACGCTCGACGGTATCAGATTATTGTCGTGACAAATTTACATTGTTTCTTCAAAATGTCTTGCGGCAGGTCGATGCAAAGATTGACACAAATCAAAGTGTTGCCAAATCCGGGCGCTTACGATGAGTCCGCGACTTTGGACAGTCTGCTGGCATGGATGCTGCTAGAGAAAATCATGGGCAGTCCTCGCGGCGACGCACAATCGAAACCCCCCACGCCATCGCCGTCGTAGGCGTATTATCGACGTTCACGTAGTTGATCAATGTTGTTGCTAAACTAAGCCGGCCTTGGCCGGCGTATTGGAGAGTCATATGGATGATGTAGTTATCGTGGCCGCTGGCCGTACCGGTGTCGGCAAATTCGGCGGCAGCCTCGCCAAGATCGCGGCCTCGGACCTGGGCGCGCATGTGATCAAGGGCCTGTTGGCCAAGACCGGCATCGATCCAAGCCAGATCAGCGAAGCGATTCTCGGCCAAGTGCTGACCGCAGGCGTCGGCCAGAACCCGGCCCGCCAGGCGGTCATCAAGTCCGGCCTGCCAGATTCCATTCCCGGTTTCACCATCAACCACGTGTGCGGCAGCGGTTTGAAAGCCACCCACCTGGCGGCCCAGGCGATTAAATGTGGCGACGCACAAATCGTCATCGCCGGCGGCCAGGAAAATATGAGCGCCTCGCCGCACGCGATGCCGGGTTCGCGCGACGGCTTCCGCATGGGCGAGATCAAGATGGTCGACACCATGATCGTCGACGGTCTGTGGGACGCGTTCAACCAGTACCACATGGGCATCACCGCCGAGAACGTCGCGAAAAAACACGACATCTCGCGCACCGAGCAGGACGAGTTCGCGCTGCAATCGCAACTGAAGGCCGAAGCCGCTCAAAAAGAAGGCAAGTTCAAAGACGAGATCCTGCCGCTGGAAATCGCCAGTAAAAAAGCCACCGTCGTCTTCGACACCGACGAATACATCAAGCCCGGCTCGACCATCGAAGGCCTGGCCGGCCTGCGTCCGGCGTTCAACAAGGAAGGCAGCGTCACCGCCGGCAACGCGTCCGGCCTGAACGACGGCGCCGCCGCCGTCATCATGATGTCCGCCACCAAGGCCAAGGAACTGGGCCTGCCGGTGCTGGCCAAGGTCAAGGCCTACGCCTCGTCCGGCCTGGACCCGGCCCTGATGGGCATGGGCCCGGTCTCGGCCAGCCGCCTGTGCCTGAAAAAAGCCGGCTGGACTCCGGACGATCTGGACCTGATGGAAATTAACGAAGCGTTCGCCGCGCAGGCCGTCGCCGTCAACAAGGAAATGGGCTGGGACACCAGCAAGATCAACGTCAACGGCGGCGCCATCGCCATCGGCCACCCGATCGGCGCGTCCGGCGCCCGCATTTTGGTCACCCTGATCCACGAAATGATCCGCCGCGACGCCAAGAAGGGCCTGGCCTCGCTGTGCATCGGCGGCGGCATGGGCGTGGCGCTGGCGATCGAGCGTCCGTAAGGTTTAAACATGCCGCCTCCGCATTCGGGGGCGGCCCGCGAACTTTGGTGTCAGCGAAGTTTGGTATCAACTACGAAGAGGGGACAATAAAATGGCAAGAGTTGCATTGGTAACTGGCGGTATGGGCGGTCTGGGCGAAGCAGTGTGTTTCAAACTGTCGGCGCTCGGCTATAACGTGGTCACGACGTATTCCCCTGGTAATCCCAAGGTCGAGCAGTGGCTCGCCACGACGCGCGACCAGGGCTTCAACTTCCGTGCCTATCCTTGCGACGTGGCGGACTACGACTCGGCGCAAGCGTGCGTGGCCGCCATCGAAAAGGACATCGGTCCGATCGATGTGCTGGTCAACAACGCCGGCATCACTCGCGACATGACGTTCAAGAAGATGGACAAGCCGAATTGGGACGCCGTCATGGCCACCAATCTGGACTCCGTGTTCAACATGACCAAGCCGGTCTGCGACGGCATGGTCGATCGCGGCTGGGGCCGTATCATCAACATCTCGTCGGTCAACGGCCAGAAGGGCGCCTTCGGCCAGACCAACTACTCGGCGGCCAAGGCCGGCATGCACGGCTTCACCAAGGCGCTGGCCCTGGAAGTGGCGCGCAAGGGCGTGACCGTCAACACCATCTCGCCAGGCTACATCGGCACCAAGATGGTCATGGAAATCCCGCAGGAAGTGCTCGATACCAAGATCATTCCGCAAATTCCGATGGCGCGCTTGGGCAAGCCTGAGGAAGTGGCCGGCCTGGTCGCGTATCTGTCGTCGGACGAGGCGGCCTTCGTCACCGGCGCCAACATCGCCATCAACGGCGGCCAGCACATGTCTTAAACCCCAGGCAGAAACTGGGGTCGTACCCTCTGGGTACGACCCCGCCTGGCGGTACGGGTTGGCGGTAC is part of the Oxalobacteraceae bacterium OTU3CAMAD1 genome and encodes:
- the prmC gene encoding peptide chain release factor N(5)-glutamine methyltransferase, producing the protein MIERLDAIGAGVTVGALQIQSLLDALDNRILLCHALGLTRVSLITQSERALDADEAQRFAALVQRRLDGEPIAYIVGQREFFGLPFEVSGAVLIPRPDTELLVELTLDRLPPSGRVLDMGTGSGAIAVALAHTRRDAAVTALDVSEEALAVARRNAAANGARVTFLQSDWYAALDGLPPFDVIASNPPYIASGDRHLSEGDLRYEPVGALTDHADGLSALRIIVAGAKARLKPGGWLLMEHGYDQSAAVRQLLSEQGYTDVQSWTDLAGIERVTGARAH
- a CDS encoding disulfide bond formation protein B — translated: MNQSRSLLLFIAFASFGLIAVALYLQHGLDMLPCPLCVIQRYLFLAIGFASLIGAYISKPKIGAGVGLLAALGGLYYAGDHLYVLANPGLSCGIDPMETFLNKIPTATYLPFLFRADGLCEDALAPWFGLSIPQWSFIWFAFFALALAWALLRRPRA
- the prfA gene encoding peptide chain release factor 1; the protein is MKPSMLSKLDQLANRLVELDELLMSEGATSNMDAYRKMTREHAELGPLVALYNSYQEAIGDGVAAQEMLSDPEMKEFAQDEIEASKARMAELEIELQKMLLPKDANDERNIFLEIRAGTGGDESALFAGDLLRMYTRFAERNRWQVEVVSESASDLGGYREVIVRLVGNGVYAKLKFESGGHRVQRVPATETQGRIHTSACTVAVMPEADEVEDVNINPADLRIDTFRASGAGGQHINKTDSAVRLTHLPTGIVVECQDDRSQHKNKAQAMKVLAARIKDVQLREQQSKEAATRKSLIGSGDRSERIRTYNFPQGRMTDHRINLTLYKLDFIMDGDLTELTNALAAEHQAELLAALGD
- the hemA gene encoding glutamyl-tRNA reductase yields the protein MQLLAVGLNHNTAPVSLREQLAFAPDQLGQAVVAARSWFERIDHRGSDEAAILSTCNRTELYAASQVPEPLDAGAHFLADFHKLNYAELRPHLYLLPQHDAVRHTFRVASGLDSMVLGETQILGQIKDAIRTADEAGGLGTYLHQLFQRSFSVAKEVRSTTEIGAHSVSMAAAAVRLSQRIFDKISEQNVLFIGAGEMIELCATHFAAQNPKTITIANRTLERGEMLAHRYGGRAIRLADLQDKLHQYDIVISCTASSLPLIGLGMVERAIKARRHKPMFMVDLAVPRDIEPEVARLNDAFLYTVDDLGKVVQTGMENRQAAVAQAEAIIETRVQSFMHWIDDRAVVPVIQSLQENGEALRQIELERARKMLAKGEDIDAVLEALSKGLTAKFMHGPQQALHRAQGDERAHLAELLPQLFRGRR
- a CDS encoding response regulator transcription factor, translating into MRIAVLDNDRSQADLICQVLTSAGHICHSFQTAKDVLAQLRKDSYDMLILDWQVVDLTGAEVMRRAREKLPDSAPVLFLTTSSGEDDIVAGLAAGADDYMIKPLRRSEMVARVQALLRRAYPAQNGAEQLQFGQYVFETRPGRLLMDGVVLDVTHKEFYLALLFFRNIGRPLSRAYIHEAVWIRETAVPSRTMDTHVSRVRNKLQLKPENGFRLVPVYSYGYRLEKLGAA
- the minE gene encoding cell division topological specificity factor MinE — translated: MALLSFLFPQKQKTATAAKERLQIIIARERNGRSGPDFLPALHKELIEVISKYTKVNADDIKISLDRQGNLEVLDVNVVLPDA
- the minD gene encoding septum site-determining protein MinD; the encoded protein is MARIIVVTSGKGGVGKTTSSASFSTGLAMRGHKTAVIDFDVGLRNLDLIMGCERRVVYDLINVINKEASLTQALIKDKHCDNLFILPASQTRDKDALSEDGVEVVLHELINMGFEFIICDSPAGIEHGALMALTFADEAIIVTNPEVSSVRDSDRILGIIQAKSRRAQTGGEPVKEHLLITRYSPKRVEADEMLSYQDVQEILRIPLIGIIPESESVLHASNQGNPAIHFKGTDVAEAYEDVVSRFLGQELPLRFVNYEKPGLLQRIFGSK